CAGGCGGTCATTGTCCCGTTGGTGCAAACCGATGCTCGGTTCATCAAGCACGTAGAGCACTCCGGTGAGACCTGCTCCGATTTGCGTGGCCAGACGGATCCTCTGCGCTTCTCCACCAGACAGCGTCATCGCCGGGCGATCGAGGCTCAGATAGTCCAGACCGACATCCAGCAGAAAACGCAATCGCATGCGGATCTCGCGCAGCACGAGGTCTCCGATCTGCATCTGACGATTCGTGAGCAGTGGTTCACTGCCCTCAAAGGCACCCTCGCCCATCAACTGCTCAATCCGTTCAAGGGTTTGCCCAACGCTCACAGCGGTGAGATCTGTGATTCGGAAGCAGCCCATGCGCACAGCCAATGCCTCGGGGCGCAGTCGTTTGCCAGCACAACTGGAACAGGGAACCAGTTCCAGAAATTTCTCCAGCTTCTGACGCTGGGCTTCGCCACTGGCATCACGCAGCTGACGTTCAAGAATCGGCAAAATCCCCTCAAAGGGACGCTGATATCCGGCGTTTCCCTTGCGATAGCGGCTATCAGCCTGAATCAGGATCGGTTCACGACTGCCGTTGAGCAGAACATCTTGCTGCTCTTCAGACAGGTCCTTCCAGGGAGTCTTGATTTCGAAGCCAAAGGCCTCCCCAACGGAATAAAGCAGCGAGAAGTAATAGGAGTTGTCTTTCTCAGCCCAGGGAGCGACTGCGGCGTAAACCGGCAGCGAAGGATCTGGAACCACTCGCTCAGGTGTGAACTTGCGCAGGTGGCCGATACCGTGGCAGGCCTCGCAAGCTCCATAAGGACTGTTGAAAGAAAACAGTCTTGGTGAGAGCTCCTCCATGATCGCCCCGTGCTCGGGGCAGGCGAAATTCTCTGAGAACAAACGCTCTTGGTCGACTCCTTCAGGAAGTTGCTCATCCTTTTTGGGAACCACTTCAACGATGGCCAAACCATCTCCGCGTTTCAGAGACGTGCGCAGGGAGTCGGTGAGCCGTTCCTGAATTCCCTCTCGAGCAACAAGCCTGTCCACCACCACTTCGATGTGGTGGCTTTGGTTTTTGTCGAGCTCAATGTTGTCCGCCAGTTCACGCACTTCTCCATCGATCCGCACCCGAGCGAACCCTTCGGCGGCCAGCCCGCTGATCAATTTGGCGTGGGTGCCCTTCTTGCCACGCACAACCGGAGCGAGTAGCTGATACCGCGTGGATTCAGGCAAGGTGAGGATCTGATCGACCATTTCATCAATGGTCTGCGGCCGGATCGGACGATCGCACTTCGGACAATGCGGATCACCGGCTCGACCGAACAACAAACGCAGATAATCCTGAATCTCCGTAACGGTTCCGACGGTCGAACGTGGGTTGTGACTGGTGGATTTCTGATCGATTGAGATCGCCGGTGAAAGCCCCTCGATGGCATCAACATCTGGCTTGTCGACCTGACCTAGAAACTGACGTGCGTAAGCGGAAAGGCTCTCGACGTAGCGACGCTGACCCTCAGCAAAAATCGTGTCGAAAGCCAGGGAGCTTTTACCGCTGCCGCTCACCCCGGTAAACACCACCATCTTGTTGCGAGGGATGGTGATATCAACGTTCTTGAGATTGTGCTGACGAGCACCACGAACGCGGATCACATCCTCTTCAGATCCAGTGGTAAGCCTCACCGGCTCTGCCGGAGATGAAGCCTTTGATTTGGGAGCGGTTCGCCCCATACGGACTGGATCTCAATAGCTGACGAGTCTACTGAGATCAGATCACGCTCATGCTGCTTTCTGATCCAGAAGGCTGGCTGCATAAGCCTCAGCTTCGTGGCAATCACCGCCTGCCAGTTCAGCTAGCTCACGCTGACGCTCCTGAGTGTCCCGCAGCTGGGACACTCGCGAATGAGTGACCCCATCGCAAACATCTTTGCTAACGCGGAAATGATGATCAGCCGCAGCAGCCACGAGCGGCTGATGGGTGACACAGAACACCTGACGATGGCTCGACAACATGCGAAGCAGATCGGCCATGGCACCACTGACACGGCCACTCACTCCAGTATCGATTTCATCGAACAGCAGGGTGCTGGATCCATCCACCTCGGCAAGACAGGTTTTGAGAGCCAGCAGAAAACGTGACATCTCACCCCCGGAAGCCACTTCAGCGAGCGGTGCCATGGGCTGACCTGGATTGGCTGAGAACAGGAAGCACACAGCATCAGCACCGCTCTCTCCAGGTTCGGATGGCTCAACGGCGACCTCGAAACGCACATTGGCCAATCCCATGGGCCTGAGAAGAGCCATCAACCGCTCTTGCAGCTCCGCCGCCACGGCCAGTCGCTGTGAACGCAGAGAAGCATTGCTGCGATCACGGATCTCGCAAGCCATCAGCTCCTGGCTGCGCAATTGCTCAAGCAATGCCTCAACACCACCGGATTGCTGACGGTCACGCAGCTCATCGCGACGCTTGATCAGATTGATCAGATCCTGACCATGGCGGCGTTCCAGGCTCTTGAGCTCGGCCAGACGGTCCTGAAGCACAGCCAAACGATGGGGATCACTGTCCAGAGAAGCTCCGTAACCCTCCAGTTCCCGGATCAGATCCTGAACACCTGATTCAAGATCCAGACATCGCTCGCTCAGAGACGTCAGCGATGGGTCGAGGCTCTGCATCTGCTGTAACTCATGGCTGCAGGCCAGCAGATGATCAAGGGTTGAGGGTGCCTGATCAGCACCGTCCTGAAGACGCCCGATCAACAGACCCAGACCCTCCTGCAGGCGCACACCATGAACAAGACGGTCCTGTTCCCGTTCGATCTGATCGATTTCCTCAGGGTCATCAAGCTCAGCTCGGTCGAGTTCAGCCAGCAGCAGATCCAACTCCTCACGTTGTTGATCCAGCCGCAACCGATCGTTTTCAGCCCGCTCAAGCTCGGAGTGACAACGAAGCCAGTCGCTCCAATGACGACGGACCTGAGTGAGCTCGGCGTCAAGCGAAGCTCCGCCGAGCTGGTCAAGCCAGCGTTTCTGCTGGCCCGGACGTGCGAGCTGCTGGGTCTGACCCTGAACGGTGAGATCAATCAGCAGGGGACGCAGCACCAACAACTGCTGACGATTGACCATCACACCGTTCAGCCTTGAGCGACTGCTGAGACGTTCCTCCTGGCGCCGCCATTCGCGGCTCACCACTAAGTCCTCCTCTCCTTCGGTGATCTCCTGCTCAAGCAACCAGCGGCTTGCGGCGGCACCAGGACGAAAACTGGCCTCAATGACGCCACGGTCACAGCCGGAACGCAACAGGCGCCCGCCTGCACCTGTCTGCAAACCTCCCAGCACGGCATCGAGAGCATCAAGCAGGATCGACTTTCCTGCGCCCGTCTCGCCAGTCAGCACGGAAAAGCCCTGATCAAACGCCAGATCAAGGCTGTCGATTAAAGCGATGTTTTCGAGTCGCAGACCGGTTAGCACGACAGACCCCGGTGTTGGAGCTGACCGTAGCGGCGGCTCAGCTCGTTTAGAAGGGGTGGAGATGGCATTAAGGCCAGTGGCCCCTCAAGAGCTCGGAGATTTCATCGAAGCCGCCGGTCTGCTCACGTATGACCCGGCAGCCATCACTCGTATTTATGCGGGTCATCCCCAACGTCTACTGCGGCGTCTGTGGCAGACGTTGG
Above is a window of Synechococcus sp. BIOS-U3-1 DNA encoding:
- the uvrA gene encoding excinuclease ABC subunit UvrA, encoding MGRTAPKSKASSPAEPVRLTTGSEEDVIRVRGARQHNLKNVDITIPRNKMVVFTGVSGSGKSSLAFDTIFAEGQRRYVESLSAYARQFLGQVDKPDVDAIEGLSPAISIDQKSTSHNPRSTVGTVTEIQDYLRLLFGRAGDPHCPKCDRPIRPQTIDEMVDQILTLPESTRYQLLAPVVRGKKGTHAKLISGLAAEGFARVRIDGEVRELADNIELDKNQSHHIEVVVDRLVAREGIQERLTDSLRTSLKRGDGLAIVEVVPKKDEQLPEGVDQERLFSENFACPEHGAIMEELSPRLFSFNSPYGACEACHGIGHLRKFTPERVVPDPSLPVYAAVAPWAEKDNSYYFSLLYSVGEAFGFEIKTPWKDLSEEQQDVLLNGSREPILIQADSRYRKGNAGYQRPFEGILPILERQLRDASGEAQRQKLEKFLELVPCSSCAGKRLRPEALAVRMGCFRITDLTAVSVGQTLERIEQLMGEGAFEGSEPLLTNRQMQIGDLVLREIRMRLRFLLDVGLDYLSLDRPAMTLSGGEAQRIRLATQIGAGLTGVLYVLDEPSIGLHQRDNDRLLATLERLRDLGNTLVVVEHDEDTIRAADHLVDIGPGAGVHGGHIVAEGSLQDLLDADQSITGAYLSGQLSIPTPPERRSAGARSLKLLNCNRNNLKDLSVEFPLGRLVSITGVSGSGKSTLVNELLHPALEHGLGHKVPFPNGLGEMRGLKSIDKVIVIDQSPIGRTPRSNPATYTGAFDPIRQVFAATVEAKARGYQVGQFSFNVKGGRCEACRGQGVNVIEMNFLPDVYVQCDVCKGARFNRETLQVTYKGHTIADVLEMTVEQAAEVFSAIPQAADRLWTLVDVGLGYVKLGQPAPTLSGGEAQRVKLATELSRRATGKTLYLIDEPTTGLSFYDVHKLMDVMQRLVDKGNSIICIEHNLDVIRCSDWLIDLGPEGGDRGGELVACGTPEEVAQHPTSHTGRYLARVLEQHPPQTVPLAA
- the recN gene encoding DNA repair protein RecN; the protein is MLTGLRLENIALIDSLDLAFDQGFSVLTGETGAGKSILLDALDAVLGGLQTGAGGRLLRSGCDRGVIEASFRPGAAASRWLLEQEITEGEEDLVVSREWRRQEERLSSRSRLNGVMVNRQQLLVLRPLLIDLTVQGQTQQLARPGQQKRWLDQLGGASLDAELTQVRRHWSDWLRCHSELERAENDRLRLDQQREELDLLLAELDRAELDDPEEIDQIEREQDRLVHGVRLQEGLGLLIGRLQDGADQAPSTLDHLLACSHELQQMQSLDPSLTSLSERCLDLESGVQDLIRELEGYGASLDSDPHRLAVLQDRLAELKSLERRHGQDLINLIKRRDELRDRQQSGGVEALLEQLRSQELMACEIRDRSNASLRSQRLAVAAELQERLMALLRPMGLANVRFEVAVEPSEPGESGADAVCFLFSANPGQPMAPLAEVASGGEMSRFLLALKTCLAEVDGSSTLLFDEIDTGVSGRVSGAMADLLRMLSSHRQVFCVTHQPLVAAAADHHFRVSKDVCDGVTHSRVSQLRDTQERQRELAELAGGDCHEAEAYAASLLDQKAA